One Acidobacteriota bacterium genomic region harbors:
- a CDS encoding 2-dehydro-3-deoxyphosphogluconate aldolase, which produces MADRDATLAKVLEEVIIGVVRYDDAADAALTARTFVEAGLKVVEITMTTPGAIELITELAWQNDEIVLAAGSVRTADEVEAVSQAGAKIIVSPHTSEGVIEATLERGLVSVAGASSPTEIVRAHELGASIVKVYPARLLGGPTYFRTIRQPIRDIPILAGGPVNIDEIIDYLDAGAVALNMGTAFAPMELIATNNWEAVTDRIEEACAVVSAWKSNRPGEA; this is translated from the coding sequence GTGGCGGATCGTGACGCGACGCTCGCGAAAGTTCTCGAGGAGGTCATCATCGGTGTCGTCCGGTACGACGATGCCGCCGACGCGGCACTGACCGCGCGCACATTCGTCGAGGCAGGCCTGAAGGTCGTCGAGATCACGATGACGACACCCGGCGCGATCGAGCTCATCACCGAGCTCGCCTGGCAGAACGACGAGATCGTCCTGGCTGCCGGAAGTGTCCGGACCGCTGATGAGGTCGAAGCCGTCAGTCAGGCCGGCGCGAAGATCATCGTCTCCCCCCACACCTCGGAGGGCGTGATCGAAGCAACCCTCGAACGGGGTCTCGTCTCGGTGGCCGGCGCCTCGTCTCCAACGGAGATTGTCCGCGCTCATGAGCTCGGTGCTTCGATCGTCAAGGTGTATCCCGCTCGCTTGCTCGGCGGACCGACGTACTTCAGAACCATCCGCCAGCCCATACGAGACATCCCGATCCTCGCCGGAGGGCCCGTCAATATTGACGAGATCATCGACTATCTCGACGCCGGCGCCGTCGCACTGAACATGGGAACCGCATTCGCGCCAATGGAGCTCATCGCAACGAACAACTGGGAAGCGGTGACCGATCGGATCGAGGAAGCCTGCGCCGTGGTCTCGGCCTGGAAGTCGAACCGGCCCGGCGAGGCGTGA
- the gcvH gene encoding glycine cleavage system protein GcvH — protein sequence MSKRFTKSHEYIRMDGDVGVVGISDHAQKELGDVIFVELPEVGSAVTAGEQFGSIESVKAFSDLYSPVSGEVVEINGSLADKPESVNTSPYEDGWMIKVRLRDTAELDALMDSAAYDAWVAEES from the coding sequence ATGAGTAAGCGATTCACCAAGAGTCACGAATACATACGAATGGACGGAGACGTCGGAGTGGTCGGAATCAGTGATCACGCGCAGAAGGAGCTCGGTGACGTGATCTTCGTCGAGCTTCCCGAAGTCGGCTCGGCCGTGACCGCCGGCGAGCAGTTCGGCAGCATCGAGTCCGTCAAGGCCTTCTCCGATCTCTACTCCCCTGTTTCAGGAGAGGTCGTCGAGATCAATGGCTCGCTGGCCGACAAACCGGAGTCGGTGAATACGTCACCCTACGAAGACGGTTGGATGATCAAGGTCAGGTTGCGGGACACCGCCGAGCTCGATGCTCTGATGGATTCCGCGGCATACGACGCCTGGGTTGCTGAAGAATCCTGA
- the gcvT gene encoding glycine cleavage system aminomethyltransferase GcvT: protein MTGQDLKKTPLNQTHRDLGARMVEFGGWDMPVQFSGIVAEHHAVRNDAGLFDVSHMGEIEIRGPESLALLQKLTCNDVSKMQDGRCQYNALLYPNAGFVDDILIYRRSADDYFVVVNASNADKDWEWVRQEAANFDVDAANTSDQWAQIAIQGPKAERILAKTTETSLVDLGYYRFTSGAVAGAEAIISRTGYTGEDGFEVYVKPEEAPAVFRELLEAGREDGIVPAGLGARDTLRLEAKMALYGNDIDETTTPLNADLGWMVKLGKGEFHGRDVLERQTANGVERILVGFEMVDRGIARHGHPIVENGREIGIVTSGSHSPTLEKSIGLAYVPIALRQPGTELTISIRGKDAKARVVSTPFYKRKKD from the coding sequence ATGACCGGACAGGATCTGAAGAAGACGCCCCTCAACCAGACCCATCGTGACCTCGGTGCCCGGATGGTCGAGTTTGGCGGCTGGGACATGCCGGTCCAGTTCTCGGGCATCGTCGCCGAACATCACGCTGTCCGCAACGACGCGGGCCTCTTCGACGTTTCGCATATGGGCGAGATCGAGATCAGGGGTCCCGAATCGCTCGCTCTTCTGCAGAAACTGACCTGCAACGACGTCTCGAAGATGCAGGACGGACGGTGCCAGTACAACGCGCTGCTCTATCCGAACGCCGGGTTCGTCGACGACATCCTCATCTATCGCCGCTCTGCGGATGACTACTTCGTCGTCGTGAATGCGTCCAATGCCGACAAGGACTGGGAGTGGGTTCGGCAGGAAGCCGCGAACTTCGACGTCGATGCTGCGAATACCAGCGATCAGTGGGCGCAGATTGCGATCCAGGGCCCGAAGGCGGAACGAATTCTCGCGAAGACAACCGAGACCAGTCTTGTCGATCTCGGCTACTACCGCTTCACTTCGGGCGCAGTCGCCGGCGCCGAGGCGATCATCTCCCGGACCGGTTACACCGGCGAGGACGGCTTCGAGGTCTACGTGAAGCCGGAAGAAGCCCCGGCGGTTTTTCGGGAGCTCCTCGAGGCCGGGCGCGAAGATGGAATCGTCCCCGCCGGTCTCGGAGCACGCGACACTCTCAGGCTGGAAGCGAAGATGGCGTTGTACGGAAACGACATCGACGAGACCACCACGCCGCTGAACGCCGACCTCGGATGGATGGTCAAGCTCGGCAAAGGGGAGTTCCACGGCCGGGACGTGCTGGAACGGCAGACGGCGAACGGGGTCGAGCGCATTCTCGTGGGATTCGAAATGGTCGATCGCGGAATTGCACGACATGGCCATCCGATCGTCGAGAATGGTCGTGAGATCGGCATCGTGACGAGCGGATCGCATTCGCCGACTCTCGAGAAATCGATTGGTCTGGCCTACGTACCCATCGCATTGCGCCAGCCCGGAACCGAGCTCACCATCTCGATTCGTGGGAAGGACGCGAAAGCCAGGGTCGTCTCCACGCCGTTCTACAAGAGAAAGAAAGACTGA
- a CDS encoding zf-HC2 domain-containing protein, which yields MVCDDVKRIAYFFLDETLGPDKRRQFIDHVKRCPPCESWVAVMKRLRIFVRNRLPRVVAPGDLRARISRTVAQAGGRH from the coding sequence ATGGTTTGTGACGATGTCAAAAGGATCGCGTACTTCTTTCTCGACGAGACACTCGGACCGGACAAGCGGCGTCAGTTCATCGATCACGTGAAGCGATGTCCCCCGTGTGAGAGCTGGGTCGCCGTCATGAAGCGCCTCAGGATCTTCGTCCGCAACCGGCTGCCCCGTGTCGTCGCTCCCGGCGATCTCCGCGCCCGAATATCCCGCACGGTCGCCCAGGCCGGCGGGCGTCATTGA
- the gcvPA gene encoding aminomethyl-transferring glycine dehydrogenase subunit GcvPA, translated as MRFIPNSSEDIREMLKTIGKSSINELFESIPAELRLDAPLDLPPPMSEIELRRWFRGVADRNLSGDKAVSFLGAGVYHHYQPACVDQLLLRGEFLTAYTPYQPEISQGTLQTIFEYQTHQSLLTGLEVANASLYDGSTAFVEAVLMTSRVRRNTSKVIVSRGVHPEYVETLRTYVQNLDIEVVMADLDDEGRTSLESIAAHLDEAVFAVAVQSPNFFGVVEDYDAVRQATEQQEGLIRIAVIAEASSLGILSPPGAHGFQIACGEGQAWGIAPQFGGPFVGFLVAADELKRHMPGRLVGETVDVDGRRAWVLTLASREQHIRRGKATSNICTNQALIALAANIYLSLMGKDGLREVAMQCLGKAAYLRRRLERIEGVEMPYSSPIYNEIFVRTSKNADSLMEAMEKRGILGGVPLARYFDEEKNGFLVAVTELHTRADLDRYADELEALVGGAE; from the coding sequence ATGAGATTCATTCCGAATTCGTCGGAGGACATTCGGGAGATGCTGAAGACGATCGGAAAGAGCTCGATCAATGAACTGTTCGAGTCGATCCCGGCCGAGCTCCGGCTCGATGCCCCGCTCGACCTGCCGCCTCCGATGTCGGAGATCGAGCTGCGGCGATGGTTTCGCGGCGTCGCGGACCGTAATCTTTCGGGCGACAAGGCGGTCTCGTTTCTGGGAGCCGGCGTCTATCACCATTACCAGCCCGCCTGCGTCGATCAGCTTCTTCTGCGGGGAGAGTTTCTGACGGCGTATACGCCCTATCAGCCCGAGATCTCTCAGGGAACTCTGCAGACGATCTTCGAATATCAGACGCATCAGTCCCTCCTGACGGGGCTCGAGGTCGCCAATGCTTCGCTTTACGACGGCTCGACTGCCTTCGTGGAGGCAGTTCTGATGACCTCGCGCGTTCGGAGAAACACGTCAAAGGTGATCGTGAGCCGCGGCGTGCATCCGGAGTACGTCGAGACCCTGCGAACGTACGTGCAGAATCTCGACATCGAGGTCGTGATGGCCGATCTGGACGATGAAGGGAGAACGAGCCTCGAATCAATCGCCGCCCATCTCGACGAAGCTGTCTTCGCGGTCGCAGTGCAGAGTCCGAACTTCTTCGGGGTGGTGGAGGATTACGATGCTGTCCGGCAGGCGACCGAGCAACAGGAGGGTCTGATCCGAATCGCCGTGATCGCCGAGGCTTCCTCCCTCGGGATTCTGTCGCCGCCGGGCGCGCATGGATTTCAGATCGCCTGTGGCGAAGGACAGGCCTGGGGGATCGCCCCGCAGTTCGGCGGCCCGTTCGTCGGCTTCCTCGTGGCCGCGGACGAGCTCAAACGTCACATGCCCGGACGCCTCGTCGGAGAGACCGTCGACGTCGATGGAAGGCGTGCCTGGGTGCTCACCCTCGCCAGCCGTGAACAACACATCCGAAGAGGCAAAGCCACATCCAACATATGTACGAATCAGGCGCTGATCGCGCTCGCAGCGAACATCTATCTTTCGCTGATGGGGAAGGACGGGCTCCGGGAAGTGGCCATGCAGTGTCTTGGCAAAGCGGCATACCTCCGGAGACGGCTCGAGCGAATCGAAGGCGTCGAGATGCCCTATTCGTCCCCGATCTACAACGAGATCTTCGTCCGAACCTCGAAGAACGCTGACTCACTGATGGAAGCGATGGAGAAGCGGGGCATTCTTGGTGGCGTTCCACTCGCTCGCTACTTCGACGAAGAGAAGAACGGTTTTCTCGTCGCGGTCACCGAACTGCACACCAGAGCGGATCTCGATCGTTACGCGGACGAGCTCGAGGCTCTGGTCGGAGGTGCGGAGTGA
- a CDS encoding non-canonical purine NTP pyrophosphatase, with product MIIRFVTSSSHKLTEARRLVGRQLEHLDLDLPEIQARTIDQIVLDKLELASSRVSGGAVVVEDVGLGLDAAGGFPGPYVKWLLDLAGGEALGAFARGLGANEATATCVVGIAIDGQREIFEGKIRGTIAVEPRGSNGFGWDPWFVPEGSDRTFGEMSSGEKDRVSHRAQAWKKLADYLRSR from the coding sequence TTGATCATCCGCTTCGTCACATCCAGCTCGCACAAGCTGACCGAAGCCCGCCGTCTCGTCGGCCGGCAACTGGAGCATCTCGATCTCGACCTTCCTGAAATTCAGGCGCGAACGATTGATCAGATCGTCCTGGACAAGCTCGAGCTCGCTTCCTCACGAGTTTCGGGAGGAGCCGTCGTGGTGGAGGATGTCGGGCTCGGGCTCGATGCTGCCGGCGGTTTTCCCGGACCCTACGTCAAATGGCTTCTCGATCTGGCCGGAGGAGAGGCGCTCGGTGCTTTCGCCCGCGGACTCGGAGCGAATGAAGCGACCGCCACCTGTGTCGTTGGCATCGCCATCGATGGGCAGCGTGAGATTTTCGAGGGGAAAATCCGAGGAACGATCGCGGTCGAGCCGAGAGGTAGCAACGGATTCGGTTGGGATCCGTGGTTCGTGCCGGAGGGATCCGACCGGACGTTCGGCGAGATGAGCTCCGGGGAAAAGGATCGCGTATCTCACCGAGCGCAGGCCTGGAAAAAGCTGGCGGATTATCTTCGAAGCCGCTGA
- the xerC gene encoding tyrosine recombinase XerC, which translates to MPMGRHNGHVKGELGDFLDYLTIERNVSTNTVDAYRGDVESFLEFLCDDYLVMPREMIDLSEIDRLAVRSWLAWLSRRRLARSSIARKLSALRTFFRFLEREGILASNPARSVRTPKGEKTLPSVLQTDEIASLLELPDPSSPLGARDLAWFELMYGAGLRISELVSIDIDDIELNARLVKVRGKGMKERIVPFGTAAQAAIGTWLDQRRQLVSDAAELALFVNYRGSRITARSVRRIFDRMIRKAAVRCGATPHTLRHSFATHLLNAGADLRAIQELLGHASLSTTQKYTHLTDSKLIEVYRGAHPRALSSTSKS; encoded by the coding sequence ATGCCGATGGGGCGTCATAATGGCCACGTGAAGGGTGAGCTGGGTGACTTTCTCGATTACCTGACGATCGAGAGAAACGTTTCGACCAACACGGTCGATGCATATCGGGGGGATGTCGAATCGTTCCTCGAATTTCTCTGCGACGACTACCTCGTCATGCCCCGCGAGATGATCGATCTTTCCGAAATCGACAGGCTTGCGGTCCGATCCTGGCTCGCCTGGCTGTCGCGCCGCCGGCTTGCGCGCTCATCGATCGCAAGGAAGCTGTCGGCACTCCGGACATTCTTCCGGTTTCTTGAGCGGGAAGGGATCCTCGCGAGCAACCCTGCCCGTTCGGTCCGGACGCCGAAAGGCGAAAAGACGCTTCCCAGCGTTCTTCAGACGGACGAGATTGCGAGTCTGCTCGAGCTTCCCGATCCTTCTTCGCCTCTCGGCGCGCGCGATCTGGCCTGGTTCGAACTGATGTACGGCGCCGGTCTTCGGATCTCGGAGCTGGTTTCGATCGACATCGACGACATCGAGCTGAATGCCAGGCTGGTCAAGGTACGAGGCAAGGGGATGAAGGAGCGGATCGTTCCTTTCGGGACCGCCGCGCAGGCGGCCATCGGCACGTGGCTCGATCAGCGGCGGCAGCTGGTCTCGGATGCCGCCGAGCTGGCACTCTTCGTCAACTATCGTGGATCGAGAATCACGGCACGCAGCGTTCGCCGGATTTTCGATCGGATGATTCGAAAAGCCGCGGTTCGATGTGGAGCGACTCCGCACACGCTCCGGCATTCGTTCGCGACGCATCTGCTCAACGCAGGCGCAGATCTTCGAGCGATTCAGGAACTGCTGGGCCACGCTTCTCTGTCCACTACCCAGAAGTACACGCACCTGACCGATTCGAAGCTGATCGAGGTCTATCGGGGCGCGCACCCTCGAGCTCTATCCTCGACGAGTAAATCCTGA
- a CDS encoding bifunctional alpha/beta hydrolase/OsmC family protein, with protein sequence MPDDDPVACALFAHCFTCSKDLQVVRRISRALTSKGFAILSFDFTGLGQSEGNFSETSFSTTVDDLVRASAHLEDGFEAPQLLIGHSLGGAAVLAAAEHLAAVRAVATIGAPCDPEHVRRLLTKAEKTIEAEGEAEVSIGGRPFSIRRQFLDDLESQESMKERISRLKKALLIFHSPQDQIVGIDQARHIYEAAKHPKSFVSLDGADHLVSDPADARYVADVLAAWAGRYLAPAASEPADDEMPSLYDDQTVTVTTNAGQFRTEIATRGHHLIADEPAKVGGTEEGPTPYDLLAAALGACTTMTIQMYVARKKWPMRSVTARVAHDRMHAKDCEDCETKAGHIDRLTREIEVDGDLTDEQLQKVLEIADKCPVHRTLHSEIRVRTTLAGE encoded by the coding sequence ATGCCGGACGACGATCCGGTTGCATGCGCGCTTTTCGCTCACTGCTTCACCTGCTCGAAGGACCTTCAGGTCGTGCGGAGAATCAGCAGAGCACTGACGTCAAAAGGCTTCGCGATCCTTTCATTCGATTTCACCGGTCTGGGGCAGAGCGAGGGGAACTTCAGTGAGACGAGCTTCTCGACGACGGTGGACGATCTGGTTCGCGCATCCGCGCATCTCGAGGACGGCTTCGAAGCGCCTCAGCTGCTGATCGGACACTCGCTCGGTGGCGCGGCGGTTCTCGCGGCCGCCGAGCATTTGGCGGCCGTCAGGGCAGTTGCGACGATCGGAGCGCCGTGCGATCCCGAGCATGTGAGACGCCTCCTCACCAAAGCCGAGAAGACGATCGAGGCCGAAGGTGAAGCGGAGGTGAGCATCGGCGGGCGTCCATTCTCGATCAGACGCCAGTTTCTCGACGATCTGGAAAGTCAGGAATCGATGAAGGAGCGGATTTCGCGTCTGAAGAAGGCGCTGCTCATCTTCCATTCGCCCCAGGACCAGATTGTCGGGATCGATCAGGCCCGGCACATCTACGAGGCAGCGAAGCATCCGAAAAGCTTCGTCTCGCTGGATGGAGCGGATCATCTCGTCAGCGATCCGGCGGACGCTCGATACGTCGCGGACGTCCTCGCCGCCTGGGCAGGACGCTATCTCGCTCCTGCTGCTTCGGAGCCGGCGGACGATGAAATGCCTTCCCTCTACGATGATCAGACCGTGACGGTCACGACCAACGCGGGACAGTTCCGGACCGAGATCGCGACGCGAGGGCATCACCTGATAGCCGACGAACCGGCGAAGGTCGGCGGCACCGAGGAGGGCCCGACGCCATACGACCTTCTCGCGGCTGCACTCGGAGCGTGCACGACCATGACCATTCAGATGTACGTCGCGCGGAAGAAATGGCCGATGCGATCCGTCACGGCTCGCGTCGCCCACGATCGGATGCACGCGAAGGATTGCGAGGACTGTGAAACGAAGGCTGGACACATCGACCGTCTGACCCGAGAGATCGAGGTCGACGGCGATCTCACCGATGAGCAGCTGCAGAAAGTTCTCGAGATCGCGGACAAGTGCCCGGTCCATCGGACGCTGCACAGCGAGATCAGGGTCCGGACGACGCTCGCCGGCGAGTAA
- a CDS encoding 6-carboxytetrahydropterin synthase translates to MGATETEVEDLRRRVETLTMLIELSEGDTAGSCWGPDRAERLLRRQSSASELRELGLGEQRIEAIFGKSEEEPKRTVRPERRGGSFAVRVEARFESAHFLRSYRGTTEPLHGHSYRVEVELRKSDRGLDGDELAVDFIAARDAVRELAGRLDYGCINEIAPFTELNPTAENVAKWFADELATRADALGGEVVEVRLWEGPENSVVYRPAG, encoded by the coding sequence ATGGGAGCGACCGAAACCGAAGTCGAAGATCTGCGACGCAGAGTCGAGACGCTGACGATGCTGATCGAGCTGAGTGAGGGAGACACCGCCGGGAGCTGCTGGGGCCCTGACCGCGCCGAGCGGCTCCTTCGACGGCAATCGAGCGCGAGTGAGCTCCGCGAGCTCGGACTCGGGGAGCAGCGAATCGAAGCGATCTTCGGAAAATCGGAGGAGGAGCCGAAGCGGACGGTGCGCCCGGAGAGACGTGGCGGATCGTTTGCGGTTCGGGTGGAGGCGAGATTCGAGTCGGCGCATTTCCTCCGAAGTTACCGAGGCACCACCGAGCCTCTTCACGGCCACTCCTATCGGGTCGAGGTGGAGTTGCGGAAGTCGGACCGGGGCCTCGACGGAGACGAGCTCGCGGTCGATTTCATCGCTGCCCGGGATGCGGTCAGGGAGCTTGCGGGGCGGCTCGATTACGGCTGCATCAACGAGATCGCTCCCTTCACCGAGCTCAACCCGACGGCGGAGAACGTGGCGAAGTGGTTTGCCGACGAGCTGGCCACCCGCGCGGATGCCCTCGGGGGGGAGGTCGTCGAGGTGCGCCTCTGGGAGGGGCCGGAGAATTCGGTGGTCTACCGCCCGGCAGGTTGA
- a CDS encoding lysophospholipase has protein sequence MSRIRPNDTDPPDRFHRVSRVTTSFDGALIHWDLYPSPGAPAVVILPGFWRTRRHASILKLAEEIAGNGYQVAAVDLRGHGESEGTFGFNFQEYRDVLAVLDDLRAAVSPPSLALLGLSYGGAVAISAAARAQVAPDALFLLSPVASFASIAPRINPFTIHRHVVASQAFHKPKFEMRVFSSPRIEAIDDIPGVLAPAAFAHVVDDWLVHHSHSERLAEAHRGEHQLHLIDIPGGYHADRVFSIIPGRIEKLMVEFLNQRLRR, from the coding sequence ATGTCAAGAATCCGCCCGAACGACACCGATCCTCCCGATCGGTTTCATCGAGTGAGTCGGGTCACGACCTCCTTCGACGGCGCCCTGATTCACTGGGATCTCTACCCCTCGCCGGGCGCCCCGGCGGTCGTGATCCTCCCCGGATTCTGGAGGACCCGACGACATGCATCGATCCTCAAACTGGCAGAGGAGATCGCCGGAAACGGCTATCAGGTCGCCGCGGTCGATCTTCGTGGCCATGGGGAGAGCGAAGGGACGTTCGGATTCAATTTCCAGGAGTATCGGGACGTTCTCGCCGTCCTGGATGATCTCCGGGCCGCCGTCTCCCCGCCGTCGCTCGCTCTGCTGGGCCTCTCGTACGGGGGTGCGGTCGCAATCTCCGCAGCCGCGAGAGCCCAGGTCGCACCCGACGCTCTGTTCCTCCTCTCTCCGGTGGCGAGCTTCGCTTCGATCGCACCGAGGATCAATCCTTTCACGATCCACCGCCATGTGGTCGCCTCACAGGCGTTTCACAAGCCGAAATTCGAGATGCGCGTGTTCTCCAGCCCGAGGATCGAGGCAATCGACGACATCCCCGGCGTACTCGCCCCCGCCGCGTTTGCTCACGTGGTCGATGACTGGCTGGTTCATCACAGCCATTCCGAAAGGCTCGCGGAAGCTCACCGGGGTGAGCATCAGCTGCATCTGATCGACATCCCGGGTGGATATCATGCAGACAGGGTCTTCTCGATCATTCCGGGAAGGATCGAGAAACTCATGGTCGAGTTTCTGAATCAGCGGCTTCGAAGATAA
- a CDS encoding phytanoyl-CoA dioxygenase family protein produces MEPNSSEQEGIELASDLWIDQPNAAAEIDRKRSEGEIDDSEASLLRSFHEDGFALTAPAARDAIDPLSNAFDELWRIRPSDLLYASDGPPRWMSVADESRDRRAGYRIHDVHSHLESTRALYLDEHLHSIARLIAGEDVVAIQSLLFEFGSRQVLHRDPVVVPTGAPGHLFAAWIALEDIVAGSGELVYVPGSHRLPYYEFEPGQYMFDASRMGAAEIEAATRWFNSRMEEKGLHPVSHTPKKGDVLFWHASLHHGGGPITDPNLTRRSLVVHFSPKRSYRARSITVAERNDDGEETMRILETTRLIRDGEREGFANPAAD; encoded by the coding sequence GTGGAACCGAATTCGAGCGAACAGGAAGGGATCGAGCTCGCCTCCGATCTCTGGATCGATCAGCCCAATGCCGCGGCCGAGATTGACCGGAAGCGGAGCGAGGGGGAGATCGACGACTCCGAGGCCTCGCTTCTCCGTTCCTTCCACGAGGATGGCTTTGCGCTGACCGCACCTGCCGCCCGCGACGCGATCGATCCGCTTTCCAATGCCTTCGACGAGCTGTGGCGGATCCGCCCCTCCGACCTGCTGTACGCCTCGGATGGTCCTCCTCGCTGGATGAGCGTCGCCGACGAGAGCCGCGACCGACGGGCCGGTTATCGGATTCATGACGTTCACTCGCACCTCGAGAGCACCCGCGCCCTCTATCTCGACGAACACCTCCATTCGATCGCGCGGCTCATCGCCGGGGAGGACGTCGTCGCGATCCAGTCGCTGCTGTTCGAGTTTGGCTCGCGGCAGGTTCTCCATCGGGATCCGGTCGTGGTGCCGACCGGTGCGCCCGGGCATCTCTTTGCCGCCTGGATCGCGCTCGAGGACATCGTCGCGGGCTCGGGCGAGCTCGTCTACGTTCCGGGATCGCACCGTCTTCCTTATTACGAGTTCGAGCCGGGCCAGTACATGTTCGATGCGTCCCGCATGGGAGCCGCCGAGATTGAGGCCGCGACGCGATGGTTCAACTCGCGGATGGAAGAGAAGGGACTTCACCCCGTCAGTCACACCCCGAAGAAGGGAGACGTGCTCTTCTGGCATGCCTCGCTTCACCATGGCGGCGGGCCGATCACCGATCCGAATCTGACGAGGCGTTCCCTCGTCGTTCACTTCTCTCCGAAGCGAAGCTATCGCGCGCGGAGCATTACGGTCGCCGAACGGAACGATGATGGCGAAGAGACGATGAGGATTCTGGAGACGACGCGGCTCATCCGCGACGGCGAGCGCGAAGGCTTCGCCAATCCAGCCGCGGACTGA
- a CDS encoding sigma-70 family RNA polymerase sigma factor: protein MKAEAYEHQQGWDFEKAAMPYVDSLYNTAYRMTRNSEDAEDLVQETYLKAYKYYDKFEEGTNFKAWLFKIMKNTFINNYRKKKLTPHKIDFSEIEESYERVIQKNAPDLLKDPESEIFQEMMDEDVKRALDTLPHDYKMVVLLADIEGFSYKEIAEILDCPVGTVMSRLYRGRKMLEKTLLEYARKYGYIRGDAEPAKMRSRKDAQKEEKKSRKESDDESGDEDSLSDDDEFDLLSTDDDDDVEYEVDDDEEEEFDTE, encoded by the coding sequence ATGAAGGCAGAAGCGTACGAACATCAGCAGGGTTGGGACTTCGAGAAGGCGGCAATGCCGTACGTCGACTCGCTCTACAACACTGCGTACCGAATGACGCGAAACTCGGAAGACGCCGAGGATCTCGTTCAGGAAACCTATCTCAAGGCGTACAAGTACTACGACAAGTTCGAAGAAGGTACGAACTTCAAGGCGTGGCTCTTCAAGATCATGAAGAACACGTTCATCAACAACTACCGGAAGAAGAAGCTGACCCCCCACAAGATCGACTTCTCGGAGATCGAGGAGTCGTACGAGCGGGTGATTCAGAAGAACGCCCCCGACCTTCTCAAGGATCCGGAGAGCGAGATCTTCCAGGAGATGATGGACGAGGACGTCAAGCGCGCGCTCGACACGCTCCCTCACGACTACAAGATGGTCGTGCTTCTCGCCGACATCGAAGGCTTCTCCTACAAGGAGATCGCCGAAATTCTCGACTGCCCGGTCGGTACGGTCATGTCGCGTCTCTATCGAGGTCGAAAGATGCTCGAAAAGACGCTGCTCGAGTACGCCCGGAAGTACGGTTACATCCGTGGAGACGCCGAGCCCGCGAAGATGCGCTCGCGCAAGGACGCCCAGAAGGAAGAGAAAAAGAGCCGGAAGGAAAGCGACGACGAGTCGGGTGACGAGGACTCCCTTTCCGACGACGACGAGTTCGATCTCCTCTCCACCGATGATGACGATGATGTCGAGTACGAGGTCGACGACGACGAAGAAGAGGAATTCGATACCGAGTGA